One window of Aspergillus oryzae RIB40 DNA, chromosome 3 genomic DNA carries:
- a CDS encoding uncharacterized protein (predicted protein) gives MASVSSQRRVSTRSMNVNWPNRALCTPDPAENYYLPVLDEDWNNGVSRVQQCYCIQLLITSQTYPNAPPYTVSSPCAEKMGKFARLAQAAHLLSRVLRHVSDTEISRHFLREEGDILDRAIRSFLSLTVSEEELCGVAYCSPVAVLGRHEVPSHAAGEDRSLTAMERTAEVILPIAHRLLPIPTRDGLAVPVCGHIY, from the exons ATGGCAAGTGTGAGCAGTCAGCGACGCG TGTCAACAAGAAGCATGAACGTGAATTGGCCAAATCGGGCCTTGTGCACTCCTGATCCCGCGGAGAATTATTATCTACCTGTCTTAGATGAGGATTGGAACAATGGGGTAAGCAGGGTTCAACAATGTTACTGTATCCAGCTTTTAATCACATCACAGACTTATCCGAATGCACCCCCCTACACTGTCTCGTCCCCATGCGCCGAGAAAATGGGCAAGTTCGCGCGCCTAGCGCAGGCTGCACACTTGCTGAGCAGGGTTCTTCGACATGTCTCCGATACAGAGATAAGCAGACACTTcttgagagaagaaggagacaTTCTTGACCGTGCCATTCGATCCTTCTTATCATTAACCGTCTCAGAAGAGGAACTATGTGGAGTAGCGTATTGCTCTCCCGTAGCCGTCTTGGGCAG GCACGAGGTGCCATCGCATGctgcaggagaagatcgcTCTCTGACAGCCATGGAAAGAACAGCTGAAGTGATTTTACCTATTGCACATCGACTGC TTCCCATCCCCACTCGTGATGGACTGGCTGTACCAGTCTGCGGTCATATTTACTAA
- a CDS encoding uncharacterized protein (uncharacterized conserved protein), translated as MPLTETDSLPHFRAGERSREAGQETKLLHFIYGQPHLDEIRGHSQKVLDLMNRFEEGYYMMTVGAPKGRIVTDLIDEIKPKTMIELGCYMGYSAILFGDAVRRNGGERYLTEPGIANMLIELAGLRDFVRVIVGRSDVSLDRLYRRGEVSKIELMFLDHYKPTYLTDLKLCEHHGMIVPGSVLAADNVLYPGNPPYLEYVRSSVEQKREAAKGGPMKGYNVERTSQRQVNSHMPEGDTPAFEVIGNPNLVYQSVLQQPEGEWDAIEVTRCVGAGSLKSINLFTYDNCFWNVPRFHGKVNLLPHVLKCDLRDALWFNHSSVTVEPKRVWRAWIEGLFDQAISTSDRISYMYPKATGVGPHFHKQTARYGPRPRLRDIRDRTLHSFSTLTMPVENYGVWKAKPVRFTYETDADDHVSPHLSLFFTTSDNPRGEGRAAINIKSGDKSDSRLVFWQARKFENFQNEQLRELKPGFHRLEGTMEQAPNGLALDYIRGNLFHRETGRLLPHDIPGPDNDILDELIPLLDGAVDNDSVIYIYGSHFSHGNGIHNIHMNQGSPRKWKSDNGIYQDGGILLDFGDHWKGVFIGFASQAVHTDAEGQPTPPHGYLTWNELLNPEIPGDQRKRRDVHDRTVSISEALIRHHGADPTAKPDMITLTNRADAPVVLNGWSIRNHKGDNEYLPDGTVLRRRRRQSFQLHNCALSDEGGTITLLNEQGLKVDGVRYTATQSSPGHVVSF; from the exons ATGCCGTTGACCGAGACCGACTCCCTCCCGCATTTCCGGGCTGGAGAACGTTCA CGCGAAGCTGGCCAGGAAACGAAACTTCTTCACTTCATCTACGGCCAGCCACACTTAGACGAGATCAGAGGACACTCGCAGAAAGTACTTGACCTGATGAACAGGTTCGAAGAGGGATACTACATGATGACCGTCGGTGCACCGAAAGGGAGGATCGTGACCGATCTAATTGATGAGATCAAGCCCAAGACGATGATCGAACTGGGCTGCTATATGGGATACTCCGCCATTCTCTTTGGCGACGCAGTACGTCGCAATGGTGGCGAGCGCTATCTCA CTGAACCCGGAATTGCGAACATGCTGATCGAGTTAGCCGGTCTGCGCGATTTTGTACGAGTGATTGTTGGCCGCAGTGACGTCTCTCTTGACAGGTTATACCGGAGAGGGGAGGTAAGCAAAATCGAACTTATGTTTCTGGATCATTACAAGCCTACGTACTTGACGGACTTGAAGCTGTGCGAGCATCATGGCATGATCGTCCCGGGCTCGGTGCTGGCTGCAGACAATGTGCTCTATCCCGGGAACCCGCCGTACTTGGAGTACGTCCGTAGCAGTGTTGAGCAGAAACGGGAGGCCGCGAAGGGAGGGCCCATGAAGGGATATAATGTGGAGCGCACAAGCCAACGTCAGGTCAATTCACATATGCCAGAGGGTGATACGCCTGCGTTTGAAGTGATTGGAAATCCCAACCTCGTGTACCAAAGTGTACTGCAGCAACCAGAGGGAGAATGG GATGCCATCGAAGTCACCCGATGTGTGGG GGCTGGTTCACTGAAGTCAATCAACTT ATTCACGTATGATAACTGCTTTTGGAATGTTCCTCGATTCCATGGAAAGGTCAACTTACTTCCGCACGTCCTCAAATGTGATTTGCGGGACGCGCTGTGGTTCAACCACTCGTCCGTGACAGTCGAACCTAAGCGAGTCTGGAGGGCCTGGATCGAAGGTCTATTTGATCAGGCGATCAGTACCAGCGATAGAATATCGT ATATGTATCCAAAAGCGACCGGCGTCGGGCCCCATTTCCACAAGCAAACGGCACGTTACGGGCCTAGACCAAGACTAAGAGATATAAGAGATAGGACTTTGCATTCTTTC TCCACTCTCACAATGCCCGTTGAGAACTACGGAGTGTGGAAGGCGAAGCCTGTCCGCTTCACTTATGAAACTGATGCGGATGACCATGTGTCGCCTCACCTATCGCTGTTCTTTACTACCAGTGACAACCCTCGCGGCGAAGGTCGCGCAGCAATAAACATTAAATCTGGGGACAAAAGTGACTCCAGACTAGTGTTCTGGCAGGCCAGAAAATTCGAAAACTTTCAGAATGAACAGCTCCGGGAGTTGAAACCAGGATTTCACCGACTGGAAGGCACCATGGAGCAAGCCCCTAACGGTCTCGCACTGGACTATATTAGAGGCAATCTGTTCCACCGAGAAACAGGCAGACTCCTACCTCATGACATTCCTGGACCTGATAATGACATATTGGATGAGCTGATCCCCTTACTGGATGGCGCGGTCGACAATGACAGCGTGATCTACATCTATGGGTCGCATTTCAGCCATGGCAACGGTATCCACAACATTCACATGAACCAGGGAAGTCCTAGGAAGTGGAAAAGCGACAATGGGATCTACCAGGACGGGGGTATTTTGCTGGACTTTGGAGATCACTGGAAGGGGGTGTTTATCGGTTTTGCATCTCAAGCTGTGCATACCGACGCCGAAGGTCAGCCTACTCCCCCACACGGCTATCTTACCTGGAATGAGCTCTTGAACCCGGAAATCCCCGGGGACCAACGAAAGAGGCGTGATGTCCATGACCGGACAGTTTCTATCAGCGAGGCCTTAATCCGCCACCATGGTGCAGACCCAACAGCCAAACCTGACATGATCACTCTCACGAACCGCGCGGACGCGCCCGTGGTACTTAATGGCTGGAGCATTCGGAATCACAAAGGCGACAATGAATACCTGCCCGATGGTACCGTCTTGCGTCGGAGACGTCGCCAGAGCTTTCAGCTGCACAACTGCGCGCTGTCCGACGAGGGGGGTACCATCACGCTCTTGAATGAGCAGGGGCTCAAGGTGGACGGGGTGCGATATACCGCTACCCAAAGCAGTCCAGGCCATGTTGTGTCGTTTTGA
- a CDS encoding EXPERA domain-containing protein (C-8,7 sterol isomerase) has protein sequence MIPHQYYPTTIQLPHFAANETSVVSLIAQFGFLWAAVLGTAFFVIRRVRPTASRADKLAFVWMCLTGFIHFFFEAYFVIHHETLAGSQELFGQLWKEYSLSDSRYLTSDAFLVTMEAVTAFCWGPLAFFIAYCIAVQHPARHALQLLLSVGQVYGDVLYYATSLFDLYFHGETFCRPEGYYFWFYYFFFNFIWMFIGSYYVKQSIGEIYRAFKTVQELGSSRKLN, from the exons ATGATCCCTCACCAATATTATCCCACCACGATACAGCTACCACACTTTGCCGCCAATGAGACCTCGGTAGTCTCCCTAATCGCCCAATTTGGCTTCTTATGGGCTGCGGTACTAGGAACTGCCTTTTTCGTCATACGACGTGTGCGACCGACGGCAAGTCGGGCGGATAAACTGGCCTTTGTATGGATGTGCTTGA CGGGCTTCAttcactttttctttgaggCCTACTTTGTCATTCATCATGAGACCCTGGCAGGCTCCCAGGAACTATTCGGCCAGCTATGGAAGGAGTATTCTCTGTCGGACTCCCGGTATCTGACATCGGACGCATTCCTGGTCACCATGGAGGCCGTAACCGCT TTCTGCTGGGGACCCCTGGCCTTCTTTATTGCCTACTGCATCGCAGTTCAGCACCCTGCACGTCATGCCCTGCAGCTGCTGCTCTCCGTTGGTCAGGTCTACGGTGACGTCCTCTACTATGCCACTAGTCTCTTTGACCTTTACTTCCATGGAGAAACCTTCTGTCGGCCCGAGGGCTACTACTTCTGGTTCTattactttttcttcaacttcatctgGATGTTCATCGGCTCTT ATTACGTGAAACAGAGTATCGGAGAGATATATAGAGCGTTCAAGACAGTGCAGGAGTTGGGTTCCTCACGCAAATTGAATTAA
- a CDS encoding S53 family peptidase (predicted protein) codes for MRPLSHLSFFNGLLLGLSALSAATSVVHERREATSSNWVKRARVNPSDKHVVRIGLTQSSLEEAHDLLMDVSNPSSPNYARFYSADEVAAKFAPSTETVNEVQNWLTEKGINASRVAQTQNHGWLVFHATSKEIENLFDTTYYEYHNRKTGKKAIACEQYHVPASVQKHIDYVHPGVNLNPSSGKPSSIRRRAAASKKTKLPARGPRPIQQHDVKGLNVTNCDQLITPECIRALYKIPSARAAPHPNNSLGIFEEGDYYAQEDLDLFFKTFAKDIPQGTHPIPAFIDGAEAPVPVTKAGGESDLDFELAYPIVHPQSITLYQTDDANWASNTTGFLNTFLDALDGSYCTYCAYGECGNDPSLDPVYPDDAGYDGQLMCGVFKPTNVISVSYGEQENDLPANYQQRQCMEFLKLGLQGVSVLFASGDNGVAGPPGDGNSVNGCLNNGTVFSPAFPNSCPYITNVGATKVYPGYTVSQPESAVYDPDGLYSYASGGGFSNIYPIPDYQAEAVATYFKDHNPPYPYYEGAENLGKNGGLYNRLGRGYPDVAANGDNIAVFNGGEFGSSGGTSASTPIFASIINRIIDERLAVGKGPVGFINPVLYKNPSVLNDITNGTNPGCGTDGFSTAPGWDPATGLGTPNYPKMLKLWLDLP; via the exons ATGCGACCCTTgtctcatctttcttttttcaacGGGCTCCTGCTCGGCCTGTCCGCTCTCTCGGCTGCGACTTCAGTTGTCCACGAGAGACGTGAAGCTACATCCTCAAACTGGGTTAAGCGGGCGCGTGTGAACCCATCGGACAAACATGTCGTCCGCATTGGCTTAACCCAGAGTAGTCTCGAGGAGGCTCATGATTTACTCATGGATGT CTCAAATCCGAGCTCTCCCAATTATGCCAGGTTTTACTCGGCAGATGAAGTCGCTGCAAAATTCGCGCCGTCGACAGAAACAGTCAACGAGGTTCAGAACTGGCTCACCGAGAAGGGAATTAATGCCAGCCGTGTCGCGCAGACGCAGAACCACGGCTGGCTTGTATTCCACGCCACGTCgaaggagatcgagaatTTGTTCGACACTACGTACTATGAGTACCATAATAGGAAAACTGGCAAGAAAGCAATTGCTTGCGAACA GTACCATGTCCCGGCTTCAGTCCAAAAGCATATCGACTATGTGCATCCTGGTGTCAATCTGAACCCATCCTCGGGCAAACCCTCCAGTATCCGTAGAAGGGCAGCTGCGAGCAAGAAGACGAAGCTCCCTGCTCGTGGACCACGGCCTATTCAGCAACACGATGTCAAAGGCCTCAACGTCACTAACTGTGATCAGCTAATCACACCAGAATGCATTCGGGCATTGTATAAGATTCCCTCAGCGCGTGCGGCGCCTCACCCCAATAACTCGTTGGGAATTTTCGAGGAAGGGGACTACTATGCGCAGGAGGACCtcgaccttttcttcaagaCATTTGCCAAGGATATTCCTCAAGGCACCCACCCAATCCCCGCCTTCATCGACGGTGCGGAGGCTCCAGTCCCCGTGACTAAGGCGGGTGGGGAGTCAGATCTCGATTTCGAACTGGCATATCCAATCGTGCATCCTCAGAGCATCACATTGTACCAGACTGATGATGCAAACTGGGCCAGCAATACCACGGGATTCCTCAACACTTTCTTGGACGCACTTGATGGC TCTTACTGCACCTACTGCGCGTATGGTGAATGTGGCAACGACCCTTCTCTGGATCCCGTTTATCCTGATGACGCTGGCTACGATGGACAGCTCATGTGTGGCGTGTTTAAGCCCACTAATGTTATCAGTGTATCATACGGCGAACAGGAGAATGACCTTCCCGCAAATTACCAACAGAGACAATGCATGGA GTTCCTGAAGCTTGGTTTGCAGGGAGTCTCGGTACTCTTTGCTTCTGGTGATAACGGTGTTGCAGGACCCCCAGGAGATGGTAACAGCGTTAATGGCTGCCTGAACAATGGGACAGTGTTCAGCCCTGCATTCCCTAACAG CTGCCCATACATCACCAACGTCGGCGCCACCAAGGTCTACCCGGGATACACCGTTTCCCAGCCCGAGAGTGCCGTATACGATCCAGATGGTTTGTACAGTTATGCTTCGGGTGGTGGCTTCAGCAACATCTACCCCATCCCCGATTACCAGGCGGAAGCCGTTGCCAC ATACTTCAAGGACCACAACCCTCCCTATCCATACTACGAAGGTGCCGAAAACCTCGGCAAGAACGGCGGTCTTTACAATCGCTTGGGGCGAGGCTATCCAGATGTCGCCGCTAATGGCGACAACATTGCCGTCTTCAATGGCGGCGAGTTCGGTTCGTCCGGTGGAACAAGTGCTA GTACCCCGATCTTTGCTTCCATCATCAACCGCATTATCGACGAGCGTCTAGCCGTCGGAAAGGGTCCCGTGGGTTTTATCAACCCAGTTCTCTACAAGAATCCCTCCGTCCTGAATGATATCACCAATGGTACAAATCCCGGCTGTGGAACGGACGGTTTCTCAACTGCTCCTGG ATGGGACCCCGCCACTGGTTTGGGAACACCGAACTATCCTAAGATGTTGAAGTTGTGGCTTGATCTGCCTTAG